Below is a genomic region from Hippea sp. KM1.
TGCTTAAATTGTGCACTTGACCACAAAGGCCCGGTATATATAAGAACAGGCAGAAGCCCTGTGCCGACTATTCATGAGGAAGGGTACAAATTCAATCTTGGAAACCCAGATGTAATATTTGAGGGGGAAAAAGACATTATCCTTTTTGGCTGCGGGATAACATCTCACAGGGTCTTAAATGTAGCAAAAAAACTCGGCATAACTGCTGTAAATGTGCCAACACTCAAACCAATAAACAGAGAAGATTTTGTTAATGTTTTAAAACCAGCTAAGATTGCGATTACTGTAGAGGATCACAATATCATTGGGGGTCTTGGAGACCTTATTGGCAGTGTAATTTCAGGAAATGGGCTTTGTACAAAGCTGATAAAAATGGGGGTTCAAGACAAATTTGGAAAATCAGGAGACCCTATAGAACTTGCTAAACTATATGGCATAGATGAATCATCAATAGAAAATACAGCTAAAGAGGTGATAAATGAGATTAAAGGATAAGGTGGCGTTGGTCACAGGTGGGTCAAGGGGCATAGGAGGGGCTATAGTAGAAAAAATCGCCCCTATGGTTGGTTGCGTGGTTTTTACATACAAAAAAAACAAAGAAAAGGCTTTACAAATAAAAGAAAGCCTGAAGAATAAGGGATATGAAACAGAGTGCTTTAAGCTTGATCAATCCAATAGGAACGAGATAAAAGCCGTTATAAAAGGGATACACGAAATATTTGGTGGCGTAGATATATTGATAAACAATGCTGCAATTTCCCAAGAAAAACCATTTGAAACGATAACGGACGATGATTGGGAATTGATGTTAAAAACCAATCTGCAAGGACCTTTTGGATTAATCCAGGAATGTCTGCCTTACATGAAAGAAAAGGGGTGGGGCAGAATTGTTAATATTGTCTCCGTAGGTGGCCAGTGGGGAGGCTACAATCAGGTGCATTATGCAGCATCAAAAGCCGGACTTATAAGTTTAACACACTCCATAGCAAAAATTTATTCAAGATTCGGTATAACGAGCAATGCTGTCTCTCCTGGGCTTGTTGCAACCGATATGTCAAAAAATGAGTTAGAAACAGAAACAGGGAAAAAGAAAGTTGAAAACATACCCTTGGGAAGAATAGCAACGCCAGAAGAGGTAGCTGATGTAGTAACTTTTCTTATAAGCGATGAGGCCTCTTATATAACTGGACAAACAATAAATGTGAACGGTGGAATGTTGTTTAGTCATGGGGTTTAATTTATTCATTGCAGAAAGGAGATAAAAACCATGGAGCTGGAATATCTGAAAATTATTCAAATAGGTTTTCCTAAATCTGGTAATTCTTTACTTAATAAACTCATAACATTATGTTTAAAAGAGTTAGGTGTATTCAAAACTTATAAAAACACCATTGGTTTATCATATGTCTATACTGAGCTTTATAAAATGTACAATTTAGAAGAGTTGTTTGAAGATAGTATGGATGTGGATGACATAAGGGTCGTAAACGATAAACTATACTTAAGTTTCCTGTTTCCGGTGGAAAACCTGAGATTAGTTGAGGTTCAGCCAACAGCTTTGCTACAATTTTCTTCTTTAGTTTGGAGTCATTCAAAGCCAAACGAGCTTTATCCTTTTTTTCTAAATTTCGGAGTTAGATTTTACATTATCAGGGACGGCAGGGACGCAATAAACTCTCTTATACACGCAAACACTTCCGCAAAAGTTTTAAAGTATTACCCAGAATTCAAAATTAACGATGCAAAAGAGCTATATAGCAGGCTGGATATATTCGAGAAGTATGTCAGAATGTGGAATGACCATGTGGAAAACTATCTACCCTATAAAGAATTTTTCACGGAAATAAGATATGAAAAACTCATAAACGGCGGTGAGGATTTTCTTAAAATTCTAAAAATTTTTAATCTTGAGAGAAAATACACTGAATTTAAAGAAATTCTTTCCTTTAAAAAGATGAAAGAAAAATCTCCTTCACACCTAAGAAAGGGAAAAATAGGTGATTGGAAAAACTACTTCACTGAAAAACATAAGGAAATATTTAAAGAAATAGCGGGTGATACATTGATAAAATTAGGGTATGAAAAGGACAAAAATTGGTAACAGACCTAAAAACACTCCTCATTTTAGGCACAGGTAAAGATCAGGTTTTTGGCATAGAAAAAGCCAAAGAGATGGGATTATACACGGTTGGGCTTGATATAAACGAATTCTCTGGCGGCGCAAGACTTGTGGATGAATTCTATAAAGTCAACATAAAGGATGAGAAAGAAGTTGTAGAGTTTATAGAAAAATACAACAATCCGATTGACGGTGTGATTGCCTTTGGTGTTGACATTCCTGAAATACTGGCAAGAGTAGCAGAACTCAAGGGTGTCTTTTATTATACAGATTATGAAACTGCCCTTCTATCCAAAGATAAATACAAAGCAAAAAAGAGAATGAAAGAGTATGGCGTAAGATTACCTAACTTCTCAAAGATTGAAACATTTGAAGATTTAGCAAAAAAAACCAAGGATTTCGGTTATCCATGTGTTTTAAAACCCGTTGATAACAGTGGTGCAAGGGGAGTTTTAAGGATCACTGAAGATGTTGATCTTAAATGGGCTTTCGAATATTCCAAATCGTTTTCTAAAAACGGATACTTGATACTTGAGAAATTTTTAGACGGCATGCAGATAAGTTCTGAAAGCTTTATAGTCGATGGAAGGGTATATACGGTCGGGTTATCTGAAAGAAATTACGAATTTTTGGACAAATTTGCACCTTTTATAATAGAAAACGGCGGTGATTTACCACCACCATTAAACAATAAACAAAGAAAAGAGATTGACGAGCAAATCTCAAGGTGCGCAGAAGCCTTTGGTGTAAGAAATGGAATAATCAAGGGCGATCTTGTAATTCACGATGGCAAGGTTTTCGTCATAGAGGTGGCATTAAGGCTATCAGGCGGGCATTTTTCGTCTGTTGAAATACCACTAAACACAGGTGTGGATTTTTTGAGGTATGCAATTCAGATGTCTCTGGGCGAGAAAGTCAACCCTGATAATTTGAGATACACCATAAAAAAGTATGTTGCTTTAAGATATATTTTTCCGAATAAAAAGGG
It encodes:
- a CDS encoding transketolase family protein; protein product: MISLREAFGKYLLELARNRDDFFVLDADVAGGTFTHWFRDKYPERFVECGIAEQNMFGVAAGLSTLGIIPIVTTYAVFASMRAIEQARNSIAYPNFNVKIVASHPGIDTGPDGATHQAIEDLAIYRSIPNFVVLSPADDIELKQCLNCALDHKGPVYIRTGRSPVPTIHEEGYKFNLGNPDVIFEGEKDIILFGCGITSHRVLNVAKKLGITAVNVPTLKPINREDFVNVLKPAKIAITVEDHNIIGGLGDLIGSVISGNGLCTKLIKMGVQDKFGKSGDPIELAKLYGIDESSIENTAKEVINEIKG
- a CDS encoding SDR family NAD(P)-dependent oxidoreductase gives rise to the protein MRLKDKVALVTGGSRGIGGAIVEKIAPMVGCVVFTYKKNKEKALQIKESLKNKGYETECFKLDQSNRNEIKAVIKGIHEIFGGVDILINNAAISQEKPFETITDDDWELMLKTNLQGPFGLIQECLPYMKEKGWGRIVNIVSVGGQWGGYNQVHYAASKAGLISLTHSIAKIYSRFGITSNAVSPGLVATDMSKNELETETGKKKVENIPLGRIATPEEVADVVTFLISDEASYITGQTINVNGGMLFSHGV
- a CDS encoding sulfotransferase domain-containing protein — encoded protein: MELEYLKIIQIGFPKSGNSLLNKLITLCLKELGVFKTYKNTIGLSYVYTELYKMYNLEELFEDSMDVDDIRVVNDKLYLSFLFPVENLRLVEVQPTALLQFSSLVWSHSKPNELYPFFLNFGVRFYIIRDGRDAINSLIHANTSAKVLKYYPEFKINDAKELYSRLDIFEKYVRMWNDHVENYLPYKEFFTEIRYEKLINGGEDFLKILKIFNLERKYTEFKEILSFKKMKEKSPSHLRKGKIGDWKNYFTEKHKEIFKEIAGDTLIKLGYEKDKNW
- a CDS encoding ATP-grasp domain-containing protein: MVTDLKTLLILGTGKDQVFGIEKAKEMGLYTVGLDINEFSGGARLVDEFYKVNIKDEKEVVEFIEKYNNPIDGVIAFGVDIPEILARVAELKGVFYYTDYETALLSKDKYKAKKRMKEYGVRLPNFSKIETFEDLAKKTKDFGYPCVLKPVDNSGARGVLRITEDVDLKWAFEYSKSFSKNGYLILEKFLDGMQISSESFIVDGRVYTVGLSERNYEFLDKFAPFIIENGGDLPPPLNNKQRKEIDEQISRCAEAFGVRNGIIKGDLVIHDGKVFVIEVALRLSGGHFSSVEIPLNTGVDFLRYAIQMSLGEKVNPDNLRYTIKKYVALRYIFPNKKGTIKRLRFPEWFKEKNEVIVYDFYYKIGDKANYPIKSHPERLGFFIIAANNRQEVASTIKKTYEDTVVEIV